A window from Gottschalkiaceae bacterium SANA encodes these proteins:
- the etfA gene encoding electron transfer flavoprotein subunit alpha, translating into MTIGVVGEMRDGKLTQETMESICRAVQVNKDLQMEIDLVLMEQPEKLRSPWLDHWGVDHVIAYESKQSDWDIETKLAALEVYVHEAKPMALFFAGSIQGQELAPRLATRSKASVLVDCTAVEVNPIEQEFLVTKPIYGGNAYGEYHVPFPCYLSFRAKSIAVEVEKEAPLSIQWRTFDETNRKNVIVSRRLIRAAKYDLEEKKVLFVCGRGLQKSENIKRVEALACRVGAGLAGTKKAIENGWLPLETMIGQTGKILAPELCIVLGVSGASPFVHGIKGAKKIMAVNKDEEARIFQVSDIGSADDCELVIEVMERKFD; encoded by the coding sequence ATGACAATCGGTGTTGTCGGTGAGATGCGAGATGGAAAATTGACGCAAGAGACAATGGAATCAATTTGTCGCGCGGTTCAAGTCAACAAAGATTTGCAGATGGAGATTGACTTGGTTTTGATGGAACAGCCAGAAAAGCTTAGGTCTCCTTGGTTGGATCACTGGGGTGTGGACCACGTCATTGCCTATGAGAGTAAGCAATCAGATTGGGACATAGAAACAAAGCTTGCCGCCCTCGAGGTCTATGTTCATGAGGCAAAGCCCATGGCCTTGTTTTTTGCAGGGAGCATACAGGGACAAGAGCTTGCCCCGAGACTTGCGACTCGTTCAAAGGCATCCGTTCTTGTGGATTGCACGGCTGTTGAAGTAAACCCAATCGAGCAAGAATTTCTTGTTACCAAACCCATATATGGGGGGAATGCCTATGGAGAGTATCACGTACCATTTCCTTGTTATTTGAGTTTTCGTGCGAAATCGATTGCGGTTGAGGTAGAAAAAGAAGCGCCGTTGTCAATCCAATGGCGAACGTTTGATGAAACAAACAGAAAAAACGTGATTGTTAGCCGTCGATTGATTCGTGCTGCGAAGTATGATCTGGAGGAAAAGAAAGTTCTTTTTGTTTGTGGGCGAGGTCTTCAAAAATCAGAAAATATCAAGCGAGTGGAGGCCCTTGCTTGCCGAGTTGGTGCGGGCCTTGCCGGAACAAAAAAAGCCATTGAAAATGGTTGGTTGCCTTTGGAGACCATGATTGGTCAAACTGGGAAAATTTTGGCTCCGGAACTGTGCATTGTGCTAGGCGTATCAGGTGCAAGCCCTTTCGTTCATGGTATAAAAGGGGCTAAGAAAATCATGGCTGTCAACAAGGATGAAGAAGCGCGGATTTTTCAAGTCTCTGATATTGGGAGTGCAGATGACTGCGAGTTGGTCATCGAAGTCATGGAAAGAAAATTTGATTAA
- a CDS encoding DMT family transporter, with amino-acid sequence MDNKPKAVLYMLISACAFAVMGAMVKLSGNVPVFEKVFFRNLVSLMMAYIMIKNSQSSFWGKRENRKLLLARASLGLLGVVLYFYAISNLILADSAMLNKLSPFFVTLFAALFLKEKLSAIQIPALIVVFFGAMLIIKPQFDLSILPAMAGAASAMTAGAAYTLVRYLKDREKPATIVFYFSFVSVVGMIPFVLLDFHMPTMTQLFFLIGTGVFAAVGQFALTFAYKYAPAAEISIYNYFSILFSAVIGYLIWGEVPDGLSLLGGALVVAAAGLTFWYSNRKVKTQVAVSVEN; translated from the coding sequence ATGGATAATAAACCAAAAGCAGTCTTATATATGTTGATCTCCGCCTGTGCCTTTGCTGTCATGGGGGCAATGGTGAAATTATCGGGGAATGTGCCCGTATTTGAAAAAGTGTTTTTTCGTAATTTGGTCAGCTTGATGATGGCGTATATAATGATCAAAAACAGCCAATCTTCCTTTTGGGGCAAACGAGAGAATCGGAAATTATTGTTAGCAAGAGCAAGTCTAGGTTTGCTTGGGGTTGTCTTGTATTTCTATGCCATTAGCAATTTAATTTTGGCAGATTCCGCCATGCTAAACAAGCTGTCGCCTTTCTTTGTTACACTCTTTGCGGCCTTGTTCTTGAAGGAAAAGTTATCGGCTATTCAGATTCCTGCCTTGATTGTGGTTTTCTTCGGTGCGATGTTGATTATCAAACCGCAATTTGATTTGTCGATTCTACCTGCCATGGCAGGTGCGGCCTCAGCCATGACAGCAGGCGCGGCCTATACACTCGTGCGCTACTTAAAGGATCGAGAGAAACCGGCAACCATTGTCTTTTATTTTTCTTTTGTATCTGTAGTAGGTATGATTCCCTTTGTACTGCTAGATTTTCATATGCCGACGATGACGCAATTGTTTTTTCTGATCGGAACGGGTGTATTTGCCGCCGTTGGACAATTCGCACTGACCTTTGCCTATAAGTATGCACCAGCGGCAGAAATATCGATTTACAACTACTTTAGTATTCTCTTCTCAGCAGTGATTGGATATTTAATATGGGGTGAAGTACCGGATGGACTGAGCTTGTTGGGTGGTGCTTTGGTTGTAGCCGCTGCCGGATTAACTTTTTGGTATAGCAATCGAAAGGTGAAGACGCAAGTGGCTGTATCAGTTGAAAATTAA
- a CDS encoding FGGY-family carbohydrate kinase, translated as MKEGVVLVLDCGTQSIRSIIYDDKGQLLGLKKVKYPKYHMTEDGFIEMHPDVFWESACKSVDLFWKEEPEIMSRVVAVALASQRSTSVFVDKEGKPLRNAISWMDTRKTKENDQISGTMKKMYKAMKVWEIVDSYNRGCPYHWVKANEKDVFDKIHKVLFLSTYINFKLTGEYRDSVTSASGYLPFSGKRLDWAKKNDIEGRIFHVDRNKLFDLVDPGKLIGNLTQEAADALRLPVGIPVVAAGSDKACETLGVGCLEAKTASVSLASMVTVQTTTEEYLPLYKYGTVFPAAMKGKYNPELGITRGFWLISWFVDEFAELERQESKERQVSIEKLLNEKLAAVPPGAEGLLMQPYWMSDVRHPGASGTLIGLKDVHTRIHIYRALVEGLGYSIKEGIRSIEKKTKKKIERIALSGGGAQSEILCQMLANIFNRPVYVVQSHETTGLGAALLGYLHLGIYSTIEEAVDEMVHVTHVYEPQKNEVIIYEQLYEDVYQLTYQRLKPVYRKMADLACIK; from the coding sequence GTGAAAGAAGGAGTCGTACTGGTATTGGATTGTGGAACGCAGAGTATTCGCAGCATTATTTATGACGACAAAGGACAATTATTGGGTTTGAAAAAGGTGAAGTATCCCAAGTACCATATGACAGAAGATGGATTTATCGAGATGCATCCAGACGTATTCTGGGAGAGTGCCTGCAAAAGTGTAGATCTGTTTTGGAAAGAGGAACCGGAAATCATGTCACGTGTAGTTGCGGTTGCTCTGGCGTCTCAAAGAAGCACCAGTGTATTTGTGGATAAAGAAGGAAAACCTCTGCGCAATGCCATTAGTTGGATGGACACGCGGAAAACAAAAGAAAATGATCAGATCAGTGGAACCATGAAAAAAATGTACAAGGCGATGAAGGTATGGGAGATCGTCGATAGTTATAATCGAGGCTGTCCCTATCATTGGGTAAAGGCAAACGAGAAAGATGTTTTTGATAAGATTCACAAGGTTCTATTTTTATCTACATATATTAATTTTAAGCTGACGGGCGAGTATAGAGACAGCGTCACTTCGGCATCAGGGTATTTGCCATTCTCAGGCAAGCGGTTGGATTGGGCAAAGAAAAATGATATCGAAGGACGAATTTTCCATGTCGATCGGAATAAACTTTTTGATTTGGTTGATCCGGGAAAATTGATCGGGAATCTTACGCAGGAGGCAGCTGACGCCTTGCGCTTGCCTGTTGGGATTCCAGTGGTTGCAGCTGGATCTGACAAGGCCTGCGAAACCCTTGGGGTTGGGTGTTTGGAAGCAAAAACAGCCAGTGTATCTCTAGCTTCCATGGTAACCGTACAGACAACAACAGAAGAGTATCTGCCCTTATACAAATATGGGACGGTGTTCCCAGCGGCTATGAAGGGAAAATACAATCCAGAACTGGGGATTACCCGGGGTTTTTGGCTGATATCTTGGTTTGTAGACGAGTTTGCGGAATTGGAACGGCAAGAATCCAAGGAGAGACAGGTCAGCATTGAAAAATTGCTGAATGAGAAGCTTGCTGCGGTACCGCCTGGAGCGGAAGGCTTGTTGATGCAACCGTATTGGATGAGTGATGTTCGGCACCCTGGTGCCTCGGGCACATTGATCGGATTAAAAGATGTTCATACACGGATCCATATCTACCGGGCCCTTGTGGAAGGATTGGGATACTCTATTAAAGAAGGTATTCGCAGCATCGAGAAAAAGACGAAAAAGAAGATTGAGCGGATCGCCTTATCGGGTGGCGGTGCACAAAGTGAAATTCTTTGTCAGATGTTGGCAAATATTTTCAATCGACCTGTTTATGTGGTACAGTCTCACGAAACAACAGGGCTGGGTGCGGCGCTCTTGGGGTATTTGCATTTGGGCATCTATTCAACAATAGAGGAAGCGGTTGATGAGATGGTCCATGTCACCCATGTGTATGAGCCACAAAAAAATGAAGTCATCATTTACGAACAACTTTACGAGGACGTCTATCAACTGACATATCAACGATTGAAGCCGGTTTACCGCAAGATGGCAGATCTGGCATGCATCAAGTAA
- a CDS encoding FAD-dependent oxidoreductase, whose translation MKELSVDVAVIGGGPAGLAAAIEAKDQGADHVIILERDVELGGILQQCIHDGFGLHRFGKRLSGCGYAHHFIESVAEKAIDVKLKTIVLEITDQKIIYAMNEVDGMMKITCGAMILAMGCRERTRSQVFIWGTRPSGVLTAGTVQRYINMEGYLPGQKAVILGSGDIGLIMARRMTLEGIEVEGVYEVMESPGGLTRNISQCLKDFQIPMHLATTVVRIHGNKKLEGVTVAQVDENRQPIQGTQRFIPCDLLVLAVGLIPENELSRQLEVEMDSRTKGPIVDEHFMTSIPGVFAAGNVVTVFDLVDYVSLTGEIAGRGAAKFIQGKLNLQMPAKDVLPGDSVNFVVPQRIRTVNAEDSIPIYFRVKKEMRKVEVTATVDGQVCMRKKHAIALPPEMMVETIQLEKIHEDARELRVSVKVG comes from the coding sequence ATGAAAGAATTGAGTGTTGATGTTGCGGTAATTGGTGGCGGTCCTGCCGGATTAGCTGCGGCAATCGAGGCGAAAGATCAGGGTGCAGACCATGTTATCATTCTGGAGAGGGACGTTGAACTCGGTGGCATTTTGCAACAATGCATCCATGATGGATTTGGACTTCATCGCTTTGGAAAGCGGCTTTCTGGTTGTGGATATGCCCATCACTTTATTGAATCGGTGGCAGAAAAAGCGATCGATGTAAAGTTGAAAACCATTGTGTTGGAAATTACGGATCAAAAGATTATTTATGCCATGAATGAAGTCGATGGAATGATGAAAATAACATGTGGGGCGATGATTCTGGCTATGGGGTGTCGGGAACGGACACGATCCCAAGTCTTTATCTGGGGAACGAGGCCCAGCGGTGTGTTGACCGCGGGTACTGTGCAACGTTATATCAACATGGAAGGATATTTACCAGGCCAGAAGGCCGTAATTTTAGGGTCCGGAGACATCGGATTGATCATGGCGAGACGAATGACCTTGGAAGGTATTGAAGTGGAAGGAGTCTACGAGGTAATGGAGTCACCAGGCGGACTGACCAGAAACATCAGTCAGTGCCTGAAGGATTTTCAGATTCCCATGCACCTTGCCACGACAGTGGTACGTATACATGGAAATAAGAAATTGGAAGGCGTCACGGTGGCGCAAGTGGATGAAAATCGTCAACCGATTCAAGGGACTCAACGATTTATTCCCTGCGACCTATTGGTCCTTGCGGTTGGATTGATTCCAGAGAATGAATTGTCTAGGCAATTGGAAGTAGAGATGGATTCCAGAACCAAGGGTCCCATTGTTGATGAGCATTTTATGACTTCGATTCCGGGTGTTTTTGCAGCGGGTAATGTGGTCACTGTTTTTGATTTAGTGGATTATGTATCTTTGACTGGAGAAATCGCCGGTCGGGGTGCTGCCAAGTTCATACAAGGTAAGTTGAATCTTCAAATGCCCGCAAAGGATGTTTTGCCGGGTGATTCTGTGAACTTTGTGGTTCCACAACGGATCCGTACGGTCAACGCAGAAGATTCCATTCCAATTTATTTCCGAGTGAAAAAGGAAATGAGAAAAGTAGAAGTGACAGCAACCGTTGATGGTCAGGTGTGCATGCGGAAAAAACATGCCATTGCTTTGCCTCCAGAGATGATGGTGGAAACCATTCAGTTGGAAAAAATTCATGAAGATGCGCGGGAACTTCGCGTGAGTGTAAAGGTGGGATAG
- a CDS encoding NAD(P)/FAD-dependent oxidoreductase, whose protein sequence is MKNKIMKVIQENKSLSGYKIGVSVSSEQIVTLTGQVDEWQQVVDCGHLVARVKGVRNIVNDMTAKGIVIPKRDRSKEIQRAIENGKETTCDIVVIGAGVIGCAIARELAKYQVSTIVVEKNSDVAEEATKANNGNIHPGVLAKPGTLKAKLNLKGNQMYTQLSKDLNFELQRPGSLNVIYKKSEWRKMKALEVMKKTGLGHLVPQMRQVMKVPGLKWLTSQEVKQMEPHLKGNPIGGFWMTTMGLVEPYEVCIALAENAVENGTEFRLNTEVLDVLVENGRTVGVVTNQGVIRSEIVINAAGVYTDTIAEMAGDRFFTIHPRRGAIAIIDKSRKGFLKTPAGIRGGKEAKKNNTKGGGASVTPEGNLLWGPTAVEIPWKEDKSVEASDLDYITKLGMSVTNEVKRSEIITFFAGIRAADYMEDFIIERSRKVGGLIHVAGIQSPGLASAPAIAEMVAGLVNQERGGLMDNPNFNPIRKAKPQFRHLSHQEQDQLIQKNAKYGNIICRCELITEGEILDAIHSTIPATTVDAVKRRTRSGMGRCQGGFCGPRVLEILARELEKEPTEITLKGNESYILKADSRQPIVVEGGSHERIEC, encoded by the coding sequence ATGAAGAATAAAATAATGAAGGTTATTCAAGAAAATAAGAGTCTCTCAGGCTACAAGATCGGGGTAAGTGTTTCTTCGGAACAAATTGTAACCCTGACAGGCCAGGTGGATGAGTGGCAACAGGTGGTGGATTGCGGTCATTTGGTCGCAAGGGTCAAAGGGGTTCGAAATATTGTCAATGACATGACGGCCAAAGGAATCGTGATTCCCAAGCGGGATCGAAGCAAGGAGATTCAACGAGCGATTGAGAATGGAAAAGAGACGACTTGCGACATTGTGGTTATTGGAGCCGGGGTGATTGGGTGCGCCATCGCACGGGAACTGGCCAAGTATCAGGTGTCAACAATCGTCGTAGAAAAAAACAGTGATGTGGCAGAGGAAGCAACCAAAGCCAACAACGGCAATATTCATCCTGGTGTTTTGGCCAAGCCAGGTACTTTGAAGGCAAAGCTCAATTTAAAGGGAAACCAAATGTATACCCAGCTTTCCAAGGATCTGAATTTTGAATTGCAACGACCGGGTTCTTTGAATGTGATCTATAAAAAGAGTGAATGGCGAAAAATGAAGGCACTAGAGGTCATGAAGAAAACAGGCCTGGGGCATCTTGTTCCGCAGATGCGTCAGGTGATGAAGGTGCCGGGGCTGAAATGGCTCACCAGTCAAGAAGTGAAGCAAATGGAACCTCATCTGAAAGGCAATCCCATTGGCGGATTTTGGATGACGACCATGGGCTTAGTGGAACCCTACGAGGTGTGCATTGCCCTAGCGGAAAATGCAGTGGAAAATGGAACCGAGTTTCGACTGAACACTGAGGTGCTGGATGTCTTGGTGGAAAATGGACGAACGGTTGGTGTGGTGACCAATCAGGGTGTGATTCGAAGCGAGATTGTCATTAATGCGGCTGGGGTCTATACCGATACCATTGCGGAAATGGCTGGTGACCGATTCTTTACCATTCATCCAAGAAGGGGTGCTATTGCCATCATCGATAAGAGTCGAAAGGGATTCTTAAAAACCCCCGCCGGAATTCGCGGTGGAAAAGAAGCGAAAAAGAATAATACCAAGGGTGGTGGAGCATCAGTTACACCAGAGGGTAATTTACTTTGGGGACCAACGGCGGTTGAGATTCCGTGGAAAGAGGATAAATCAGTTGAAGCCTCCGATCTGGATTATATAACTAAGCTCGGCATGTCCGTGACCAATGAGGTGAAGCGTTCGGAGATCATCACATTCTTTGCGGGAATTCGCGCGGCGGATTATATGGAGGATTTCATTATTGAAAGATCCCGAAAGGTTGGCGGTTTGATTCATGTTGCTGGCATTCAATCACCAGGCCTTGCTTCGGCGCCGGCGATCGCGGAAATGGTAGCCGGTCTTGTGAATCAAGAGAGAGGTGGGTTAATGGATAATCCAAATTTCAATCCGATTCGAAAAGCAAAGCCACAATTTCGTCATCTGTCCCACCAAGAGCAGGATCAGCTGATTCAAAAGAATGCCAAGTATGGGAATATCATTTGCCGTTGTGAGCTGATCACGGAAGGTGAGATTCTAGACGCGATTCATTCCACGATTCCTGCGACAACGGTCGATGCAGTCAAACGCAGGACAAGGTCAGGAATGGGCAGATGCCAAGGGGGATTCTGTGGACCAAGGGTGTTGGAAATTTTGGCCAGAGAGTTGGAAAAAGAACCGACTGAAATTACATTAAAAGGAAACGAATCCTATATTTTAAAGGCCGATAGTCGACAACCGATCGTTGTGGAAGGAGGAAGCCATGAAAGAATTGAGTGTTGA
- a CDS encoding FAD-binding oxidoreductase, producing the protein MGNEKVLERFEQIVGKEFVQTEEAILQEYATDITGLRMVQKHFGWKSENLAQCIVKIHTKEEAVEAIQFLNQEKIVNVPRTGGSGVCLGLETPKGSVVLDLSEMNEILEINEQNLTVTTQAGVALERLENVLNKKGYTTGHFPQSLPLAQMGGLVATRSIGQFSTRYGGIEDLLVGIEGVLPDGQLVRIKNIPRKSTGPDLRHIWLGSEGTMGLITEVTVKIFPMAEDRCMQAYAIDSFHTGLAIIQEIVQAGWKPAVTRLHDQTEAAESYGPFMQAGESMLLFLSEGPKGYADLEGKAIQEIVEKHGARALGSKPLELWLAHRNDICEHLDMYAKQGAVADTCEISAMWSDIGKIYTEVLERAKKEVPHLVAITGHSSHSYEQGTNIYFMMGAMCAPQVEAAQKTYDQLFGIIMETTLKYNGSICHHHGVGRYRAKWMKEELGSAYPMLEKIKTAFDPNGIMNRGALLPVE; encoded by the coding sequence ATGGGAAATGAGAAGGTACTTGAAAGATTTGAGCAAATCGTAGGGAAAGAATTTGTACAGACAGAGGAAGCTATTTTACAGGAATATGCAACGGATATTACAGGACTTCGCATGGTGCAAAAACATTTTGGATGGAAATCGGAAAACTTAGCACAGTGCATTGTCAAGATTCACACAAAAGAAGAAGCGGTGGAAGCCATCCAATTTTTGAATCAAGAAAAAATCGTTAACGTTCCGCGAACGGGAGGCTCTGGCGTTTGTTTGGGACTGGAAACACCCAAAGGATCAGTCGTTTTGGATTTGAGCGAAATGAATGAAATTCTGGAGATCAACGAACAAAATTTGACGGTGACTACGCAAGCCGGGGTTGCCTTGGAGCGCTTAGAGAATGTGCTCAATAAAAAGGGCTATACGACGGGTCATTTCCCACAGTCTTTGCCATTGGCTCAGATGGGTGGCTTAGTTGCTACACGCAGCATTGGTCAATTTTCCACTCGATACGGCGGAATTGAAGATTTGCTTGTTGGCATTGAAGGGGTTTTGCCTGATGGTCAACTGGTGCGCATCAAGAATATTCCAAGAAAATCAACGGGTCCAGATCTTCGTCATATCTGGTTGGGATCAGAAGGTACCATGGGTTTGATCACGGAAGTGACAGTGAAGATTTTTCCCATGGCAGAAGATCGATGCATGCAAGCCTATGCGATCGATTCGTTCCATACGGGACTGGCCATCATTCAAGAGATCGTACAGGCAGGATGGAAACCCGCTGTAACTCGTCTTCATGACCAAACAGAAGCGGCAGAAAGCTATGGACCCTTTATGCAAGCAGGTGAATCCATGTTACTATTCTTATCAGAAGGTCCAAAGGGTTATGCGGATTTGGAAGGCAAAGCGATTCAAGAGATTGTGGAGAAGCATGGCGCACGTGCCTTGGGAAGCAAACCATTGGAGCTATGGCTGGCCCATCGCAATGATATCTGCGAGCACCTGGATATGTATGCCAAGCAAGGCGCTGTGGCCGATACCTGCGAAATTTCAGCTATGTGGTCGGACATAGGAAAGATTTATACAGAAGTATTAGAGCGAGCGAAAAAGGAAGTGCCGCATTTGGTTGCGATTACGGGTCACTCGTCTCATAGTTATGAGCAGGGAACCAATATCTACTTCATGATGGGAGCCATGTGTGCACCACAGGTGGAAGCGGCGCAAAAGACCTATGATCAACTTTTTGGTATAATTATGGAAACAACGCTTAAGTACAATGGATCGATTTGCCATCACCATGGGGTAGGCCGATACCGTGCCAAGTGGATGAAAGAAGAATTGGGATCTGCTTATCCAATGTTGGAAAAAATTAAAACGGCATTTGATCCCAATGGCATTATGAATCGGGGAGCTTTGTTGCCCGTTGAGTAA
- a CDS encoding HD domain-containing protein, which produces MRKMNNVYQSMISFYAGDPKRIQHFVKVHSFAKLIGELEKLDECTQEILEVTAYVHDIGIKIAKIKHGHCTGKLQEEEGAVAANLLLTQLGYDQELIERVSYIVGHHHTYSNIDGMDYQILVEADFLVNMYENKTSEESVISAYQKIFKTESGKDICKTMFGSK; this is translated from the coding sequence ATGAGGAAAATGAATAATGTCTATCAGAGTATGATTAGCTTTTACGCAGGAGATCCAAAACGCATTCAGCATTTTGTAAAGGTGCACAGTTTTGCCAAATTGATTGGGGAATTAGAAAAACTGGATGAGTGCACCCAAGAGATTCTGGAAGTAACGGCCTATGTTCATGATATCGGTATTAAGATCGCCAAAATTAAGCATGGGCATTGTACCGGGAAATTGCAGGAAGAAGAAGGCGCTGTTGCGGCGAATTTATTATTAACGCAGTTGGGATATGATCAAGAATTGATTGAGCGGGTAAGTTACATTGTTGGTCATCATCATACCTACAGCAATATCGATGGAATGGATTATCAGATACTGGTGGAAGCAGATTTTCTGGTGAATATGTATGAAAACAAGACGTCAGAAGAGAGCGTGATTTCGGCTTATCAAAAGATTTTTAAAACGGAATCGGGCAAGGATATTTGCAAGACCATGTTTGGAAGTAAATAA
- a CDS encoding electron transfer flavoprotein subunit beta/FixA family protein: protein MKIVACMKQVLDLDQVLSSDWVVQENQTIDLSYANRVINTYDELGLEMMLRLQDQDPNCKSIALTVGTEETESMLRKALALLVGEAIRIDCAISMNQMPQAVARMLWAGIEKIDDVDLVICGRQSSGSDYGQTGLILAELLNWPCISLVTDFVRQNDQWMITHQVDDGLEEVVVEGPVVLTMTQSADHFLRMATLRNTMVAKKKEITLWSLSELEKWKLAKKDAGVRLSKIFTIEDSKDCVMLDGPEIFVDRMIKEMKEVNRSEGVGL from the coding sequence TTGAAAATTGTAGCGTGTATGAAGCAAGTCTTGGACTTGGATCAAGTGCTTTCCTCAGATTGGGTCGTACAGGAAAATCAAACCATTGATCTCTCCTATGCAAATCGCGTGATCAATACCTATGATGAATTGGGACTGGAAATGATGTTGCGCTTGCAGGACCAAGATCCGAACTGCAAGTCCATTGCCCTCACGGTAGGAACAGAAGAAACCGAATCTATGTTGAGAAAAGCTTTGGCTCTTTTGGTGGGTGAGGCAATTCGTATCGACTGTGCAATTTCGATGAATCAGATGCCACAAGCAGTGGCGCGCATGCTTTGGGCGGGAATTGAAAAGATTGACGATGTTGACTTGGTGATCTGTGGTCGTCAGTCGAGTGGAAGTGATTATGGACAAACGGGTCTTATCTTGGCGGAGCTTTTAAACTGGCCGTGTATTAGCTTGGTCACAGATTTTGTTCGACAAAATGATCAGTGGATGATTACGCATCAGGTGGATGATGGACTTGAGGAAGTTGTTGTAGAGGGACCTGTCGTTTTGACCATGACGCAATCAGCAGATCACTTTTTACGCATGGCAACTCTCCGAAATACCATGGTTGCCAAGAAAAAAGAAATCACACTCTGGTCACTTTCAGAGTTGGAAAAGTGGAAATTGGCTAAAAAAGATGCAGGTGTTCGCTTGTCTAAAATCTTCACGATTGAAGATAGTAAGGATTGCGTCATGCTGGATGGGCCAGAGATTTTTGTGGATCGTATGATCAAAGAGATGAAAGAAGTGAATCGAAGTGAAGGAGTCGGCTTATGA
- a CDS encoding DUF1667 domain-containing protein, with translation MKKEFTCIVCPMSCALTVEEGNGEILVMGNGCKRGKEFGINEFTNPKRMVTTTVKVTGSHLKRLPVISTDELPLDHLFVYMHDLYQVILEAPIEKGQIIIGNIGNTGVDIVASRSLKQIESIKENA, from the coding sequence ATGAAAAAAGAATTTACTTGCATCGTTTGTCCCATGAGTTGTGCTTTGACTGTGGAAGAAGGCAATGGTGAGATTTTAGTTATGGGAAATGGATGTAAGCGTGGAAAAGAGTTTGGAATCAATGAATTTACAAACCCCAAGCGAATGGTTACCACAACGGTCAAGGTCACGGGAAGCCATTTAAAGCGATTGCCGGTGATTAGCACAGATGAGTTGCCCCTTGATCATCTTTTTGTCTATATGCATGACTTGTATCAGGTGATTTTAGAAGCACCCATTGAAAAAGGCCAAATTATTATTGGAAATATTGGAAACACTGGCGTGGATATTGTCGCTTCACGAAGCCTCAAACAAATTGAATCAATAAAGGAGAATGCATAA